In Oceanobacillus sp. FSL K6-2867, one DNA window encodes the following:
- a CDS encoding TRAP transporter permease has product MSENKEPKQLTLEEQQELMQKYDAESNTRNVGGLIAKVIFFVLIAFSLFQIYTGVFGQYTAYIQRTVHLGFALTLIFLLFPARRKTKRQTIPWYDYALSSLSIVVCGYWPVFYDSLVQQVGGIDGIQVIIGGIAVLLVLEAARRAVGMPITIIAGLFLVYAIFGPYMPGILAHRGLSFQQLIQSMFFTTEGILGTPLQVSSTYIFLFLLFGAFLVQTGVGNYFNDLAISIAGRRVGGPAKVAIFSSALNGTISGSSVANTVTTGAYTIPMMKKLGYKKDFAGAVEAAASTGGQIMPPIMGAAAFLMIEFAGESYWNIAKAATIPAILYFSGIWIMTHFEAKRMGLLGLPKEEIPSKISVLKKIHLLLPILAIVYFLFIGISVERAAIYGIIATIIVSLFRKDTRITPSKFIVALESGARTALGVAAATACAGIIVGVVTKTGLGLKLGNGLVSIAGTIAGSPEIQLMLTLFFTMITSIIIGMGSPTTANYIITSTIALPAIIALNGELDVAIPVLAAHMFVFYFGIVADITPPVALAAFAASGISGGDPIRTGVNASKLAIAAFIIPYMFVLNPTLLMIEGSFVDIGWSLITAMIGMIAVGAGLIGFWYRKINGFERIISVITGLLLMYPEGYSDTIGFIAFVLLVAIQIMTKGKGQDNQRGDLKKAGSAG; this is encoded by the coding sequence ATGAGTGAAAACAAAGAGCCAAAGCAGCTAACGCTGGAAGAACAACAGGAACTCATGCAAAAATATGATGCTGAATCAAATACTCGGAATGTCGGTGGCTTGATCGCTAAAGTAATCTTTTTTGTATTAATTGCATTCTCCCTATTTCAGATTTATACAGGGGTTTTCGGGCAATATACAGCTTACATTCAACGAACGGTCCATCTAGGCTTTGCATTAACACTTATCTTTCTATTATTTCCCGCCCGGAGAAAAACAAAAAGGCAGACAATCCCTTGGTATGACTATGCCCTTTCATCATTGTCCATTGTGGTCTGCGGTTATTGGCCTGTGTTCTATGATTCCTTAGTTCAACAGGTAGGCGGCATTGACGGCATTCAAGTAATTATTGGCGGGATTGCAGTACTATTGGTTTTGGAAGCTGCCAGAAGAGCTGTTGGGATGCCGATAACAATTATTGCTGGATTGTTTCTTGTTTATGCTATTTTTGGACCCTATATGCCAGGAATCCTAGCACACCGCGGGTTGAGTTTTCAGCAATTAATTCAATCCATGTTTTTTACAACAGAGGGTATTCTTGGTACTCCATTACAAGTATCTTCTACGTATATTTTCTTATTCTTATTATTTGGCGCCTTTCTCGTCCAAACAGGAGTTGGAAACTACTTTAACGACTTGGCGATTTCGATTGCTGGCCGTCGGGTTGGCGGACCTGCAAAAGTTGCGATTTTTTCCAGTGCACTGAATGGAACAATTTCTGGAAGCTCTGTAGCAAATACGGTTACTACAGGCGCATATACGATACCGATGATGAAAAAACTTGGTTATAAGAAAGATTTCGCAGGAGCAGTAGAAGCGGCTGCATCCACTGGGGGACAAATTATGCCGCCAATTATGGGCGCGGCAGCATTTCTTATGATTGAGTTTGCGGGAGAAAGCTATTGGAATATCGCAAAGGCAGCAACAATCCCGGCTATTCTCTATTTCTCCGGTATTTGGATTATGACACATTTTGAAGCAAAGCGAATGGGCCTTCTTGGATTACCGAAGGAGGAAATCCCAAGTAAAATATCTGTACTAAAAAAAATACATTTATTACTGCCAATACTAGCAATTGTTTACTTTTTATTTATTGGTATAAGTGTTGAACGTGCAGCAATTTATGGAATTATAGCGACCATTATTGTAAGTTTGTTTCGAAAGGATACACGAATTACACCGAGTAAGTTTATTGTTGCACTGGAGTCAGGTGCGCGAACAGCGCTGGGAGTTGCAGCAGCCACGGCCTGTGCCGGAATTATAGTAGGGGTCGTTACAAAAACCGGTTTAGGTTTAAAATTAGGAAATGGTCTTGTCAGCATAGCTGGAACCATTGCAGGCTCACCTGAAATTCAGCTGATGCTAACTTTGTTCTTCACAATGATTACGTCGATCATTATTGGAATGGGTTCTCCGACAACAGCAAATTACATTATTACATCAACAATTGCTTTACCGGCAATCATTGCATTAAATGGAGAACTGGATGTAGCAATTCCTGTTTTAGCTGCACATATGTTTGTGTTCTACTTTGGAATTGTTGCAGATATTACACCGCCAGTGGCACTCGCGGCCTTCGCAGCCAGTGGGATATCTGGGGGAGATCCGATTCGTACAGGAGTAAATGCATCAAAGCTGGCGATTGCGGCTTTTATCATACCGTATATGTTCGTACTTAATCCGACGCTATTAATGATAGAAGGAAGTTTTGTCGATATTGGCTGGTCACTCATTACGGCTATGATTGGAATGATTGCTGTTGGAGCAGGCCTTATCGGGTTTTGGTATCGTAAAATTAACGGCTTTGAAAGGATTATTTCAGTTATTACTGGGTTGCTGTTAATGTATCCAGAAGGCTATTCCGACACAATTGGCTTTATTGCTTTCGTATTATTAGTAGCTATTCAAATTATGACAAAAGGTAAAGGCCAAGATAATCAGCGTGGAGATCTGAAAAAAGCAGGATCTGCGGGATAA
- a CDS encoding MATE family efflux transporter, translating to MKQYDFTEGNIFKQLIWFSWPIMFTNLLQTSYQLIDSLWVGNLLGANALGAVAVSGTILFTVLSFIIGLNNAALTILSQQKGKDNEAGLKRYLNAFVVILTTIAIVLGAIGYFFSEHFLSLLGTPEVMIEQANAYLQINFLGILFLFGYNFISTVLRALGDSKTPVRFVMIAVVLNTVLDPIFISVFNWGVEGAAYATVVSQGVAFLYGLIYILSKKLAPFSVPTLPNKAEVGLILNLGIPSGLQMSVISAGSAAIMSVVTGFGGGAVAGFSAAQRLDSLLMLPAHALSTAVSSMAGQNIGVKNWSRVQRIAKYGVLYNFSIMLAIGIVVVFLAEYGVKLFIRDETAVEFGKTYLQIIALCYPFLGINFILNGIVRAAGAMYQVLALNIISFWVLRYPLTVLFSKVFGEVGIAIGMGASFVISSVIAGGYYRFGKWREKELFKKAN from the coding sequence ATGAAGCAGTATGATTTTACAGAAGGGAATATATTCAAGCAATTAATCTGGTTCTCCTGGCCGATTATGTTTACGAATTTATTGCAAACATCCTATCAGCTGATCGATAGTTTGTGGGTCGGTAATTTGCTCGGTGCAAACGCTTTGGGAGCAGTAGCAGTATCAGGCACAATTTTGTTTACAGTACTTTCCTTTATAATTGGTTTAAATAATGCAGCACTTACTATTTTGTCCCAGCAAAAAGGGAAAGATAATGAAGCCGGATTAAAGCGGTATTTAAACGCATTTGTTGTTATTTTAACAACGATAGCAATTGTGCTAGGTGCAATAGGATATTTTTTCTCAGAACATTTTTTAAGCCTGCTTGGCACACCGGAAGTTATGATAGAACAAGCAAATGCTTATTTGCAAATTAACTTTCTTGGGATTCTATTTCTGTTTGGCTATAATTTTATTAGCACAGTTCTCCGCGCATTAGGGGATAGTAAAACGCCGGTTCGCTTTGTTATGATAGCTGTTGTGCTAAATACGGTGCTTGATCCAATATTTATAAGTGTGTTTAATTGGGGAGTAGAGGGTGCCGCATATGCAACGGTAGTTTCACAGGGAGTGGCTTTTCTATATGGTTTGATATATATTTTATCTAAAAAGCTTGCACCGTTTAGTGTACCAACATTACCTAATAAAGCTGAGGTTGGTTTGATTTTAAACCTTGGAATTCCATCTGGGCTGCAAATGTCCGTTATTTCAGCAGGGTCTGCAGCAATTATGAGTGTTGTCACGGGTTTTGGCGGTGGCGCTGTTGCAGGATTTAGTGCAGCACAACGCTTGGATAGTTTATTGATGCTGCCGGCACACGCTCTTAGTACGGCGGTCAGCAGCATGGCAGGACAGAATATCGGCGTTAAAAACTGGTCCCGCGTGCAACGAATTGCGAAGTATGGAGTGTTGTATAATTTCTCCATTATGCTGGCGATTGGTATTGTCGTTGTATTTTTAGCTGAATATGGTGTCAAACTGTTTATTCGGGATGAAACAGCAGTCGAGTTCGGTAAGACGTACTTACAAATTATTGCTTTGTGCTACCCGTTTTTAGGTATTAATTTTATTCTAAATGGAATTGTTCGTGCGGCAGGTGCGATGTATCAAGTGCTTGCACTGAATATTATTTCATTTTGGGTTTTGCGGTACCCATTAACTGTTTTATTTTCAAAGGTATTTGGTGAAGTTGGAATAGCAATTGGAATGGGAGCAAGCTTTGTGATTAGTAGTGTGATTGCTGGTGGTTACTACCGCTTTGGTAAATGGCGGGAGAAAGAATTGTTCAAGAAGGCGAATTGA
- a CDS encoding lysozyme family protein gives MKLKRKLRKIIKQIVSVTFILIGVFLLLSFLTFEKQGDFNITQSPSTLISEEVRSYKPLIETYAKKYDVEDYVDVLQAMMMQESGGRGDDPMQSSESYCGKIGCIKDPEISIKQGVYYFAQTLEDANGDLELAIQSYNFGRGFIEYVHAESESYSQDIAIAFSQEMYENAADPSVYTCKREEAKQFDACYGDIYYVRSVMQYKDVLAPE, from the coding sequence ATGAAGCTAAAAAGAAAACTGCGTAAAATAATAAAGCAAATCGTTAGTGTTACATTTATTTTAATTGGCGTATTTTTACTATTATCATTTTTAACATTTGAAAAACAAGGTGATTTCAATATTACGCAGTCACCATCAACCTTAATCAGTGAGGAAGTTCGGAGCTATAAGCCATTGATTGAAACCTATGCAAAAAAGTATGACGTAGAAGATTATGTTGATGTTCTGCAGGCAATGATGATGCAGGAATCAGGGGGAAGAGGCGATGACCCGATGCAGTCCTCGGAAAGCTACTGTGGAAAGATTGGATGTATTAAAGACCCTGAGATTTCTATTAAACAAGGAGTCTATTATTTTGCCCAGACTTTAGAGGATGCAAATGGTGACCTGGAACTGGCAATTCAATCGTATAATTTCGGACGCGGCTTTATCGAATATGTTCACGCAGAGTCGGAAAGTTATTCACAGGATATTGCAATTGCATTTTCCCAAGAAATGTATGAGAATGCTGCTGATCCATCGGTATATACATGCAAGAGGGAAGAAGCAAAACAGTTCGATGCTTGTTATGGTGATATATACTATGTCAGGTCTGTTATGCAATATAAAGATGTACTAGCTCCTGAGTGA
- a CDS encoding RidA family protein — MVKAIQTEKAPAAIGPYSQAIQAGDFVYVSGQIPIDPKSGEIVDGIASQTKQVLENLKAILTEAESDFSQVVKFTIYLASMDHFAEVNEIYGSFLTEPYPARATVEVSRLPKDVLVEMDVIAYTK; from the coding sequence ATGGTAAAAGCAATTCAAACTGAAAAAGCACCAGCAGCAATTGGCCCGTATTCACAAGCAATTCAGGCAGGAGACTTTGTTTATGTGTCAGGACAAATTCCGATTGATCCAAAATCAGGTGAAATCGTTGATGGTATTGCAAGCCAGACGAAACAAGTACTTGAAAATTTAAAAGCAATTTTGACAGAAGCAGAGAGCGATTTTTCCCAAGTCGTTAAGTTTACGATTTATTTAGCCTCCATGGATCACTTTGCTGAGGTAAATGAAATTTATGGCAGCTTTTTAACAGAGCCATATCCGGCAAGAGCAACTGTTGAAGTGAGCCGGCTGCCAAAGGATGTTTTAGTAGAAATGGATGTCATAGCATATACCAAATAA
- a CDS encoding iron-containing alcohol dehydrogenase, translating into MENFTYHNPTKLIFGKGQLEKLADEIRPYGKSILIVYGGGSIKKNGIYNHVMKELDKLGATVYELPGVEPNPRISTVRKGVAICKEHQIDFLLAVGGGSTIDCTKAIAVGAKTDVDMWDIVTKKEHAHGALPFGTILTLAATGSEMNSGSVITNWETNEKHGWGTSFTYPVFSILDPVHTFTVPRDQTVYGIVDIMSHVLEHYFHQTPNTLVQDRFCESILLTVMETAPKLLDNPESYDHRATIMLSGTLALNNMLNIGYRGDWATHNLEHAVSAVHDIPHGGGLAILFPNWMKHVLDENNASRFKQLAVRVFGISTRGKSDQEIAYEGIEKLREFWNSIGAPASLADYAIDESTVELMADKTVSANTEYGNFKRLTKEDSITIFNASLTE; encoded by the coding sequence TTGGAAAACTTCACGTACCATAATCCGACGAAATTAATTTTTGGCAAAGGGCAGCTGGAGAAGCTGGCAGATGAAATAAGACCTTACGGCAAGAGCATTTTAATTGTATACGGCGGGGGCAGCATTAAGAAGAATGGTATATATAATCACGTGATGAAAGAGCTTGATAAGCTCGGAGCAACTGTTTATGAATTGCCCGGTGTAGAGCCGAATCCACGTATATCAACTGTTCGTAAAGGCGTAGCGATCTGTAAGGAACACCAAATTGATTTTCTGCTCGCAGTTGGTGGGGGCAGTACAATTGATTGTACAAAAGCGATTGCTGTTGGAGCAAAAACAGATGTGGATATGTGGGATATTGTGACAAAGAAAGAGCATGCACACGGAGCATTGCCATTTGGTACTATTCTTACATTGGCAGCAACAGGATCCGAAATGAATAGCGGCTCGGTTATCACAAACTGGGAAACCAATGAGAAGCATGGCTGGGGAACATCATTTACCTATCCTGTATTTTCCATTTTAGACCCAGTACATACATTCACTGTGCCGCGTGACCAGACGGTTTATGGTATTGTAGATATTATGTCCCATGTGCTTGAACATTATTTCCATCAAACGCCGAACACACTGGTGCAAGACCGTTTTTGTGAATCCATTTTATTGACCGTCATGGAAACAGCACCGAAATTGCTTGATAATCCAGAGAGTTATGACCATCGGGCAACAATCATGCTTAGTGGTACTTTAGCACTGAATAATATGCTGAACATCGGATACCGGGGCGATTGGGCGACACATAATCTAGAGCATGCGGTATCTGCAGTGCACGACATTCCTCATGGAGGAGGGTTAGCGATATTATTTCCGAATTGGATGAAGCATGTATTGGATGAGAATAACGCCTCACGCTTTAAGCAGTTAGCAGTTCGTGTATTTGGTATAAGTACAAGAGGTAAGTCAGATCAGGAAATTGCATATGAAGGTATTGAGAAGCTTCGGGAATTTTGGAATTCTATCGGGGCGCCAGCATCGTTGGCCGACTATGCTATTGATGAGAGCACGGTTGAACTAATGGCTGATAAAACGGTTAGTGCGAACACTGAATATGGCAACTTCAAGCGATTAACTAAAGAAGATTCGATTACGATATTCAATGCTAGCTTAACCGAATAA
- a CDS encoding DUF1450 domain-containing protein, translated as MGIVVVEVCDGNAITTLNIEEIIESEFPEVAVLMNDCLSFCGLCRVRPYALVNNKRVFGKTPEECLEKIREEIKKELAIYQ; from the coding sequence ATGGGTATAGTCGTTGTCGAAGTTTGTGACGGTAATGCAATCACTACTTTAAATATAGAGGAAATTATTGAATCAGAATTTCCTGAAGTAGCAGTGCTAATGAATGATTGTTTATCATTTTGCGGATTATGTCGTGTAAGACCGTATGCACTTGTAAATAATAAACGCGTATTCGGTAAGACTCCTGAAGAATGCTTGGAGAAAATACGCGAGGAAATAAAAAAAGAACTGGCTATCTATCAATGA
- a CDS encoding MFS transporter — MWFANFFVSGSMTMVIPFISLYIDSMGNFSDSYVQTWSGLTFAVTFIAAFIFSPIWGRIGDKYGRKNILIISAFGIGLSVFLMGFATSVWQLFLLRLFMGIVTGFIPMSQAFISVQTPKEVAGKVLGTLQTGSITGALMGPMLGGSLADLFGYSSTFKWVSITIFISGFLVMFGIKELQINIAKDKSDFKSYSSKEVLQHILNKPVLLVVMLLSTLVQIAHFSVQPILSLFVAEIHGPVNIAFFAGLAFSAAGLGNLLMSRRWGKIGDRVGHIKILIILLFMAGIVYFPGAFVTNIWQLVVLRFLLGVSIGGIVPLRIAYIRQEAPLSMQGEVLGYNTSLRFLGNIIGPALGGLIAAAWGFSSVFMITSLLLIASGIIMLVAWYKSEDSPEHAHSFSSR, encoded by the coding sequence ATGTGGTTCGCCAACTTTTTTGTTAGTGGTAGTATGACAATGGTAATTCCATTTATCTCCTTATATATTGATTCAATGGGGAACTTCTCCGACTCCTATGTACAAACCTGGTCGGGGCTAACGTTTGCAGTAACATTCATTGCTGCATTTATTTTTTCTCCAATATGGGGAAGAATAGGAGATAAATATGGCAGAAAGAACATTTTAATTATCTCTGCATTCGGGATTGGACTATCGGTATTTTTAATGGGGTTTGCCACATCTGTATGGCAGCTTTTTTTATTGCGATTGTTTATGGGTATTGTAACTGGATTTATTCCGATGTCCCAAGCATTTATATCTGTACAGACACCAAAAGAGGTCGCAGGAAAAGTGCTCGGTACACTTCAAACCGGAAGCATTACTGGAGCTTTAATGGGACCAATGCTCGGCGGTTCATTAGCAGATCTATTTGGCTATTCAAGCACATTTAAATGGGTTTCCATTACTATATTCATTTCCGGGTTCCTTGTAATGTTTGGAATCAAGGAATTGCAAATTAATATTGCAAAAGATAAAAGTGACTTTAAATCGTATAGCAGCAAAGAAGTATTGCAGCATATTTTAAATAAGCCAGTATTGCTTGTTGTGATGCTGCTTTCAACATTGGTGCAGATTGCACATTTTAGTGTGCAACCAATACTTTCTTTATTTGTTGCAGAAATTCACGGACCAGTTAATATTGCTTTCTTCGCAGGTTTAGCCTTTTCGGCAGCCGGTTTAGGAAATCTCCTCATGTCCAGAAGATGGGGAAAAATCGGAGACCGTGTTGGCCATATTAAGATATTAATTATCCTTTTATTTATGGCGGGAATTGTCTATTTTCCAGGTGCATTTGTAACGAACATCTGGCAGCTTGTTGTCCTAAGATTCTTACTTGGGGTTTCAATTGGGGGTATTGTTCCACTCCGAATTGCATACATCCGTCAGGAAGCACCATTATCGATGCAAGGAGAAGTGCTGGGCTATAATACGAGCCTGCGCTTCCTTGGAAATATAATTGGTCCAGCTCTAGGCGGCTTAATTGCTGCTGCATGGGGATTTTCCTCTGTATTCATGATAACAAGCTTATTGCTTATTGCTAGTGGTATCATTATGCTTGTGGCTTGGTATAAAAGCGAAGATTCACCTGAACATGCCCATTCCTTCTCATCAAGATAA
- a CDS encoding DUF1002 domain-containing protein: protein MKLNGKIVRLSLLTLALFIAFAMPVSAASNTILIYGEKLSDSQRAQVREALDISDTDTFEEHDVTGQDYADFINGNPNSNMYSSARILLENEGTGLTVNIVTPENITEVTASMYENALLTAGAENATVDVVSPVRVSGHSALTGIYKAYDVVGEELDKERMELANEELNVATDLAENEDVTQEEVSTLLTEIKQMIAEQNPATKEDVERIVSEQLDKLEIRLSDEDRQLLVNLFDKMRDLNIDFGAVKNQLEDIANSIADKADELGLDASFWEKVANFFSELFQSLSDFLGGLFK, encoded by the coding sequence ATGAAACTTAATGGAAAGATTGTTCGTTTGTCACTGCTGACGCTAGCGTTATTTATTGCATTTGCTATGCCAGTATCAGCAGCATCGAATACGATTCTTATTTATGGAGAAAAGTTAAGTGATTCACAGCGTGCTCAAGTCAGGGAAGCATTGGATATTTCAGATACAGACACATTCGAGGAGCATGACGTTACTGGACAAGATTATGCAGATTTTATCAATGGAAATCCCAATTCCAACATGTATTCTTCTGCAAGAATTCTTTTGGAAAATGAAGGCACTGGACTAACCGTTAATATTGTTACTCCAGAAAATATAACCGAAGTAACGGCTTCGATGTATGAAAATGCACTGCTTACTGCTGGTGCAGAAAATGCAACAGTAGATGTTGTCTCACCAGTCAGGGTTAGTGGGCATTCAGCACTAACGGGGATTTATAAGGCATACGATGTAGTGGGAGAAGAACTTGATAAGGAACGGATGGAATTAGCCAATGAAGAACTGAATGTAGCAACAGACCTTGCTGAGAATGAAGATGTTACCCAAGAAGAAGTAAGCACATTATTAACTGAAATCAAACAGATGATTGCTGAGCAAAATCCGGCAACAAAAGAAGATGTAGAACGAATTGTCAGCGAGCAATTGGATAAATTAGAAATTCGTTTAAGTGATGAAGATCGGCAATTGCTTGTAAATCTTTTTGATAAAATGCGTGATTTAAACATTGACTTTGGAGCGGTGAAAAATCAGCTGGAGGATATTGCTAATTCAATTGCGGATAAAGCGGATGAATTAGGACTGGATGCAAGCTTCTGGGAAAAGGTTGCTAATTTCTTCAGTGAACTATTCCAATCGCTTAGCGACTTTTTAGGTGGTTTATTTAAATAA
- a CDS encoding LysM peptidoglycan-binding domain-containing protein translates to MKKLVAALAAGIFIAGAATTTVSAEEHEVQKGESLWEIADKYDTTVEELTEINDLKSTVIHPKELLFINNIYSVKQGDTLISIGKEYDITVDELKEWNDLKNDIIVIGQDLKINGVNVSQEDSEPAETTEISNQENEAEKQTEEKQTEEKQAEVKSEQVEESSEESPNGETISVTATAYTAKCDGCSGVTSTGVDLNANPNAKVIAVDPNVIPLGSEVYVEGYGYATAADVGGAIKGNKIDLHVPTKEEAINWGAQEVDVTIIK, encoded by the coding sequence ATGAAAAAACTAGTAGCAGCACTCGCTGCAGGTATTTTTATTGCTGGCGCGGCTACAACAACAGTTTCAGCTGAAGAACACGAAGTACAAAAGGGAGAAAGTCTCTGGGAGATTGCAGATAAATACGATACAACCGTTGAGGAGTTAACTGAAATAAATGATTTAAAATCTACTGTCATACACCCTAAGGAACTACTGTTTATTAACAACATATATTCAGTAAAGCAAGGGGATACATTGATCAGTATTGGAAAAGAATATGACATAACAGTAGATGAATTAAAGGAATGGAATGATCTTAAAAACGATATCATTGTTATCGGACAAGATCTAAAAATAAATGGTGTAAATGTAAGTCAGGAAGATTCAGAACCAGCTGAGACTACAGAAATATCAAATCAGGAAAATGAAGCAGAAAAACAAACAGAAGAAAAACAAACAGAAGAAAAGCAAGCTGAAGTTAAATCAGAGCAAGTGGAAGAGAGTTCAGAAGAAAGCCCTAATGGGGAAACTATTTCTGTAACGGCAACTGCCTATACAGCTAAATGTGATGGCTGTTCTGGGGTTACGTCTACAGGAGTGGATTTAAATGCTAATCCTAATGCCAAAGTAATCGCTGTAGACCCGAATGTAATACCTTTAGGTTCAGAGGTCTACGTTGAAGGCTATGGTTATGCAACAGCAGCTGATGTTGGTGGGGCGATCAAAGGTAATAAAATCGACCTTCATGTCCCAACAAAAGAAGAAGCAATTAACTGGGGTGCACAGGAAGTTGACGTAACTATTATTAAATAA
- a CDS encoding glycine C-acetyltransferase codes for MTSKTLDSFLHDSIQDLKQRGLYNEIDTVEGANGPVIRIRGNELINLSSNNYLGLATDERLKRVAREAIDSYGVGAGAVRTINGTLNLHITLEEKIAAFKGTEAAISYQSGFNCNMAAISAVMDENDAILSDSLNHASIIDGCRLSKAKIIRFEHSDMDDLRRKAKEATTSGNYKKVMVITDGVFSMDGDIAKLPEIAGIAESYDLITYVDDAHGSGVTGKGAGTVKHFGLQDNIDFQMGTLSKAVGVVGGYVAGKANLIDWLKVRSRPFLFSTAVSPADAIASAKAIELLMESTELNEKLWENGDYLKEGLKQLGFTIGNSETPITPCIIGDENAAQQFSKRLFEEGVYAKSIVYPTVPRGTGRVRNMPTAAHTKEMLDISVAVYEKVGKEMGLI; via the coding sequence ATGACCAGTAAAACATTAGACAGCTTTTTACATGATAGTATTCAAGATTTAAAGCAGCGTGGGCTATACAATGAAATTGATACAGTTGAGGGAGCAAATGGACCTGTTATACGGATTCGGGGAAATGAGCTAATTAATCTTTCGTCTAATAACTATCTTGGCCTTGCGACAGATGAACGTTTAAAGCGAGTAGCAAGAGAAGCAATAGATTCATATGGTGTTGGTGCAGGAGCAGTTCGTACCATTAATGGCACGCTTAATCTCCACATTACATTAGAGGAAAAAATCGCTGCTTTTAAAGGAACAGAGGCAGCCATTTCCTACCAATCTGGGTTCAATTGTAATATGGCTGCTATATCAGCAGTGATGGATGAAAATGATGCGATTTTGTCAGACTCTCTTAATCATGCATCCATCATTGATGGCTGTAGGCTTTCCAAGGCAAAAATAATTCGTTTTGAGCATTCAGATATGGATGATTTACGTCGGAAGGCTAAGGAAGCAACGACGTCTGGCAATTATAAGAAGGTAATGGTTATTACAGATGGTGTCTTTTCAATGGATGGTGATATTGCCAAGCTCCCGGAAATTGCGGGAATTGCAGAATCCTATGATTTAATAACGTATGTAGATGATGCACATGGCTCTGGAGTCACTGGAAAAGGTGCCGGTACAGTTAAACACTTTGGTTTACAGGATAACATAGACTTTCAAATGGGAACACTTTCAAAAGCGGTTGGAGTAGTTGGTGGCTATGTAGCAGGAAAAGCAAACCTGATTGATTGGCTAAAGGTACGCTCACGTCCATTCCTGTTTTCGACAGCTGTATCTCCAGCAGATGCAATCGCTAGTGCAAAGGCAATTGAATTGCTTATGGAAAGCACGGAATTAAATGAAAAGCTTTGGGAAAATGGAGATTATTTGAAAGAGGGCTTGAAGCAATTAGGCTTTACGATAGGAAACAGTGAAACACCTATAACCCCATGTATTATCGGGGACGAGAATGCTGCACAGCAATTTAGTAAACGGTTATTTGAAGAAGGGGTTTATGCAAAATCAATCGTGTACCCAACAGTGCCACGTGGTACAGGACGTGTTAGGAATATGCCAACAGCAGCACACACAAAGGAAATGCTAGATATATCGGTAGCTGTGTATGAAAAAGTAGGAAAAGAAATGGGCTTGATTTAA